Proteins from one Bacteroides mediterraneensis genomic window:
- the rd gene encoding rubredoxin, protein MKKYICTVCDWVYDPEVGDPDGGIAPGTAFEDLPEDWVCPVCGVGKEDFQVVED, encoded by the coding sequence ATGAAAAAGTACATTTGCACAGTATGTGATTGGGTTTACGATCCAGAAGTGGGTGATCCAGACGGAGGTATTGCTCCGGGTACGGCTTTTGAAGATCTTCCAGAAGACTGGGTTTGCCCGGTTTGTGGAGTCGGAAAAGAAGATTTCCAGGTAGTAGAAGATTAA